Proteins from a single region of Gordonia hongkongensis:
- a CDS encoding DUF2771 family protein: MISSGEKKALSIIAIVVVLFVAVVGTSVFLLTRNAAHDDQPYLHVAVGDELHTVDPRWWCDLMLTACDPEITAPNETATVPVPVGSTIMLTVSSEIAQGPWNLAAVYRTPRGIVEDEQQQGADDTFTLTLRSEPDRVLVGFTVISASARLTPADDVLPRGELAVQTAPAA, translated from the coding sequence GTGATCAGCAGTGGTGAGAAGAAGGCTCTGTCGATCATCGCGATCGTCGTCGTGCTGTTCGTCGCGGTGGTGGGGACGTCGGTGTTCCTGCTGACCCGCAACGCGGCGCACGACGATCAGCCCTACCTGCACGTCGCGGTCGGCGATGAGTTGCACACCGTCGATCCGCGCTGGTGGTGCGACCTGATGCTGACCGCGTGCGATCCCGAGATCACCGCGCCGAACGAGACCGCAACCGTACCGGTGCCGGTGGGTTCGACGATCATGCTGACGGTCTCGAGCGAGATCGCGCAGGGTCCGTGGAACCTCGCGGCGGTCTATCGGACTCCGCGCGGGATCGTCGAGGACGAGCAGCAGCAGGGTGCGGACGACACCTTCACCCTGACGCTCCGGTCGGAACCGGACCGCGTGCTGGTCGGGTTCACCGTGATCTCGGCGTCGGCGCGGCTCACCCCCGCCGACGACGTCCTGCCGCGCGGCGAGCTCGCGGTTCAGACCGCGCCCGCCGCGTAA
- a CDS encoding MFS transporter, which produces MIPRSSRHDEGRGAPRGPADQHPRQPPPDGRARRAAQHPGSTNYPADETRQMRTRRPAPGWGEPPSGPGPGRNAYLPPPTHNPHLPPLDDRARPPADEATRAMPTDHGPQNGGSRTPKKLTVMRVAAMRSRELTGRGIGKIHRAATADGADQSGLTALTLPVIANFAADAAMAVALANTLFFAAATGESKTNVALYLALTIAPFALIAPLIGPLLDRLQRGRRIAMATTFGLRVVLALLIMTNVQWNDVTQQLEYDPWVLYPCALGLLVLSKSFGVLKSAVTPRVVPPTIDLPRVNSRLTTFGLIGGTIVGGAVAAAIEFLLGQLLPLHLPGAMVWLAVVAAAGAYLCMRIPAWVESTEGEIPTTLTYHGEPARSAPGDSEQPTSARDGAKMIAAKMRQPLGRKVVAGLWGNGTIRILTGFLTLFVAFYAKAQQGDASDWTQLLLLGAVGAAAGVGNMIGNGVGTRLELKNPPNIVVGATAACFVVAVLAAIFGNIAAAAVAALVASGTSAIGKVCLDSSIQDDLPDESRASAFGRSETVLQLSWVFGASLGVLLPPTLWIGFTVVSVLLGLGLLQTVMTTRGKSLVPGLGGRRPNHAAPTVAFRAADARSATRTGPADADTRPHAARPSTARMPTRTPSTAPFETRGERPYSPGDHPPPNQTGQRRQ; this is translated from the coding sequence GTGATCCCACGGAGTTCCCGACACGACGAGGGGCGCGGGGCCCCCAGGGGTCCCGCCGACCAGCACCCTCGGCAACCGCCACCCGACGGTCGCGCACGACGCGCCGCGCAGCACCCCGGTTCGACGAACTATCCGGCCGACGAGACGCGGCAGATGCGGACCCGGCGACCGGCGCCGGGATGGGGAGAGCCGCCGTCCGGGCCGGGTCCCGGCCGCAACGCCTACCTCCCCCCGCCGACCCACAATCCGCATCTCCCGCCGCTCGACGACCGCGCCCGTCCGCCGGCCGACGAGGCGACCCGGGCGATGCCGACCGACCACGGGCCCCAGAACGGTGGAAGCCGTACACCCAAGAAGCTGACGGTGATGCGGGTCGCGGCGATGCGGAGTCGCGAGCTGACCGGCAGGGGGATCGGCAAGATCCACCGGGCGGCCACCGCCGACGGCGCCGACCAGTCGGGCCTGACCGCGCTGACGCTGCCGGTGATCGCCAACTTCGCCGCCGACGCCGCGATGGCCGTCGCGCTCGCGAACACGCTGTTCTTCGCCGCCGCGACCGGTGAGTCGAAGACCAATGTGGCCTTGTACCTGGCACTGACCATCGCGCCGTTCGCCCTCATCGCTCCGCTCATCGGCCCGCTCCTCGACCGACTGCAGCGCGGCCGACGGATCGCCATGGCCACGACCTTCGGACTGCGCGTCGTCCTGGCCCTGCTGATCATGACCAACGTCCAGTGGAACGACGTGACCCAGCAGCTGGAATACGACCCATGGGTGCTCTATCCCTGTGCCCTCGGTCTGCTGGTGCTGTCCAAGTCGTTCGGCGTCCTCAAGTCGGCCGTCACGCCGCGTGTGGTGCCGCCGACCATCGACCTCCCCCGGGTCAATTCACGGCTGACCACCTTCGGCCTCATCGGCGGCACGATCGTGGGCGGCGCGGTCGCCGCAGCCATCGAGTTCCTCCTCGGCCAGCTGCTCCCACTGCATCTGCCCGGCGCGATGGTGTGGCTGGCCGTCGTCGCCGCCGCCGGCGCCTACCTGTGCATGCGCATCCCGGCGTGGGTCGAGTCCACCGAGGGCGAGATCCCGACGACCCTCACCTACCACGGCGAGCCCGCGCGATCGGCCCCCGGCGACTCCGAGCAGCCGACGAGCGCTCGCGACGGCGCGAAGATGATCGCGGCGAAGATGCGCCAGCCACTCGGACGCAAGGTCGTCGCCGGGTTGTGGGGCAACGGCACGATCCGCATCCTGACCGGCTTCCTGACGCTGTTCGTGGCGTTCTACGCCAAGGCCCAGCAGGGCGACGCCTCGGACTGGACCCAGCTGCTCCTCCTCGGCGCGGTCGGCGCCGCCGCCGGCGTCGGCAACATGATCGGCAACGGCGTCGGCACCCGCCTTGAGCTGAAGAACCCGCCGAACATCGTCGTCGGCGCGACCGCCGCCTGCTTCGTCGTCGCGGTCCTGGCCGCCATCTTCGGCAACATCGCCGCGGCCGCCGTGGCAGCCCTGGTCGCCTCCGGCACCAGCGCGATCGGGAAGGTGTGCCTCGACTCGTCCATCCAGGACGACCTGCCCGACGAGTCCCGCGCCTCGGCGTTCGGCCGGTCGGAGACGGTGCTGCAGCTGTCGTGGGTCTTCGGCGCCTCGCTCGGGGTGCTGCTGCCGCCGACCCTGTGGATCGGGTTCACGGTCGTCTCGGTACTGCTCGGCCTCGGGCTGCTGCAGACGGTGATGACCACCCGCGGCAAGTCACTGGTCCCCGGTCTGGGCGGTCGACGCCCCAACCACGCCGCGCCCACCGTCGCCTTCCGCGCGGCAGATGCCCGATCGGCCACCCGGACCGGTCCGGCGGACGCCGACACCCGACCGCACGCCGCGCGGCCCTCGACCGCCCGCATGCCCACCCGGACCCCGTCGACCGCCCCGTTCGAGACCCGGGGTGAGCGCCCGTACAGCCCCGGCGATCACCCGCCGCCCAACCAGACAGGACAACGTCGTCAGTGA
- a CDS encoding DUF3027 domain-containing protein gives MTQVGDGERHGDTERLLAAVDIARSALLDEGQRPGAHRRSVAEGDWAAAHYFDAELTGYRGWQWCVVLAGSPGSDEITLSEVVLLPGDGSLLAPPWVPWSERVASGDLAPGDLLAAEPDDPRLVPNQIDTGDEFRFESESVEPDDIGQVAGELGLGRKRLLSPEGRAEAAQRWYDGDFGPGSEMAQAAPYSCCTCGFYVPLAGALRAGFGACTNELAADGRVVSAEYGCGAHSDVQGPKGNGSPAYDAYDDGAIEVVEISRDAEPART, from the coding sequence GTGACTCAGGTTGGTGACGGCGAACGGCACGGTGACACCGAACGGCTGCTGGCAGCCGTCGACATCGCGCGGTCCGCGCTGCTCGATGAAGGTCAGCGGCCCGGAGCGCACCGGCGCAGTGTCGCCGAGGGCGACTGGGCCGCCGCGCACTACTTCGATGCCGAGCTGACGGGCTACCGGGGCTGGCAGTGGTGCGTCGTGCTGGCGGGCTCCCCGGGCAGCGACGAGATCACGCTCAGCGAGGTCGTGCTGCTTCCGGGTGACGGCTCGCTGCTCGCGCCGCCGTGGGTGCCGTGGTCGGAGCGGGTCGCGTCGGGCGATCTCGCACCGGGCGATCTGCTCGCCGCCGAACCTGACGACCCGCGTCTCGTCCCGAACCAGATCGACACCGGCGACGAGTTCCGATTCGAGTCCGAGTCCGTGGAACCCGACGACATCGGTCAGGTCGCGGGCGAGCTGGGCCTCGGCCGCAAGAGACTCCTGAGCCCGGAGGGACGCGCCGAGGCTGCGCAGCGCTGGTACGACGGCGACTTCGGTCCCGGCTCGGAGATGGCGCAGGCCGCGCCGTACTCGTGCTGTACCTGTGGTTTCTACGTCCCGCTCGCGGGTGCGCTGCGCGCCGGATTCGGCGCCTGCACCAACGAACTGGCCGCCGACGGGCGCGTGGTGTCGGCCGAATACGGATGCGGTGCGCACTCGGACGTGCAGGGCCCCAAGGGGAACGGATCGCCCGCGTACGACGCCTACGACGACGGCGCGATCGAGGTCGTCGAGATCTCCCGGGACGCGGAACCGGCCCGGACCTGA
- a CDS encoding sacsin N-terminal ATP-binding-like domain-containing protein — protein MTDDPFGTATLRSSTLDAWAASPTRLAEDAAAEADLVTVGYRDRLLTELAANAADAAAAAGVEGRLAVWVDGTELHVANTGAPLTDAGVRSLAALRVSAKTADDSGARQIGRFGVGFTATATVADRIEIRSRSGSVVFDRADAMDAARAAGISVDGPADVPVLRLVWPTDQTPTDGFDTEVVLHLREEPGPLLDAMLGQAPDLVVELTALQRISVGDVEVSAERSAGPDVDDDDARAVVTTVSVVGAPDATDLPSTRRWLEVARGGTRWLVDADGEPAAAGEVLRAPTPTDIELSLPCRCITDLALTPDRRHLHPRAEIGDAAAGYVDLVRLVEPVRRVELVPELHLARNPDDARLIEAVRRELRDVAWLPAAAGADLVPPRGVMLVGLTDRLAEILGDLFGDLIHPDLSLTQHLPTLGRLGVSELGLAELAERLVGVDREPSWWHDLYDALSPLVSTGREVEELGALPIPRSDGRTAIGVRGLFVSDRISTPMRWIPTVHPEARHELLTRLGVADLTVAQAVSDPALRSLVDDVDFDSAGPDDDRLAVEVCAVLRADPEAPVPSWLSALALPDADGELRPADELLLPGSPLLEVLVDDHPFGVVDAEVVAECGVEELRRIGVGWGFVTVDDDLPVAPEHDLPDEEDWWATLPDAPEKLSAVRDLDLIEDGRWPEALTMMATDERIRPLLADRTGYTAWWLRRHAEIDGLLLGEYRSPSDDVLENIIDPLDHPYADELAGTLARLEPDSADDATLLLTRLGDRERVISAGATVSVHAAVVAACRSGTVDAHDVEVPERVRTLAGTTADRAVVVDRPWFLQALADDEAVLAGPTVVSADADLLGTLLDLPLASEEYSATVSAPGEAVGWAHPAVVRFGASRGIEIPHGDVRLHDELWIALRSNDGGDGPDVAREVRVDWWVDDAGVTHLERPGRRRSPR, from the coding sequence GTGACCGACGATCCGTTCGGCACCGCGACATTGCGGTCGTCGACCCTGGATGCGTGGGCGGCGTCGCCGACCCGGTTGGCCGAGGACGCGGCCGCCGAAGCGGATCTGGTGACCGTCGGCTACCGGGATCGACTGCTGACCGAACTGGCCGCGAACGCCGCCGACGCGGCCGCGGCGGCCGGTGTCGAGGGCCGGCTGGCGGTCTGGGTGGACGGCACCGAGTTACATGTCGCCAACACCGGCGCCCCGCTGACCGATGCGGGGGTGCGTTCACTCGCCGCGTTGCGGGTGTCGGCGAAGACCGCGGACGACTCGGGCGCCCGGCAGATCGGGCGGTTCGGGGTCGGCTTCACCGCCACCGCGACGGTCGCCGATCGCATCGAGATCCGTTCGCGCAGTGGGTCGGTGGTCTTCGACCGAGCGGACGCGATGGACGCCGCGCGCGCTGCCGGGATCTCCGTCGACGGGCCCGCCGATGTGCCGGTGCTGCGGCTGGTGTGGCCGACGGATCAGACGCCGACTGATGGCTTCGACACCGAGGTGGTCCTGCACCTCCGCGAGGAACCCGGCCCGCTCCTCGACGCCATGCTCGGCCAGGCGCCGGACCTGGTCGTCGAACTGACTGCGCTGCAACGGATCAGCGTCGGTGATGTCGAGGTGTCGGCCGAACGGTCGGCGGGGCCGGACGTCGACGACGATGACGCGCGCGCGGTCGTGACGACGGTGTCCGTCGTCGGTGCGCCGGACGCGACCGACCTGCCGTCGACGCGCCGATGGCTCGAGGTCGCCCGGGGCGGCACCCGCTGGCTCGTCGACGCCGACGGTGAGCCCGCGGCGGCTGGCGAGGTCCTGCGCGCCCCGACGCCCACCGACATCGAACTCAGCCTGCCATGCCGGTGCATCACCGACCTGGCACTCACGCCGGATCGACGGCACCTCCATCCACGTGCCGAGATCGGCGATGCAGCAGCGGGTTACGTCGATCTCGTGCGGCTCGTCGAACCGGTGCGCAGGGTCGAGCTGGTACCCGAACTGCATCTCGCGCGTAATCCCGACGACGCGCGCCTGATCGAGGCGGTTCGTCGCGAACTGCGGGATGTCGCGTGGCTTCCGGCGGCGGCCGGTGCCGACCTGGTGCCACCGCGCGGGGTGATGCTCGTGGGTCTGACCGATCGGCTCGCGGAGATCCTCGGCGACCTGTTCGGTGACCTGATCCACCCGGATCTGTCGCTGACACAACATCTCCCGACGCTGGGCCGGCTGGGTGTGTCGGAGCTCGGGCTCGCGGAGCTCGCCGAACGTCTCGTCGGCGTCGACCGTGAACCGTCGTGGTGGCACGACCTGTACGACGCCCTGTCGCCCCTGGTGTCGACCGGCCGCGAGGTGGAGGAACTCGGCGCCCTGCCGATCCCGAGATCGGACGGACGGACGGCGATCGGGGTGCGCGGACTCTTTGTCAGTGACCGGATCTCGACCCCCATGCGGTGGATCCCCACCGTGCATCCCGAGGCGCGCCACGAACTGCTGACCCGACTCGGCGTCGCGGATCTGACGGTCGCGCAGGCAGTCTCGGACCCGGCGCTGCGCAGCCTCGTCGACGATGTCGACTTCGATTCGGCCGGCCCCGACGATGACCGGCTCGCCGTCGAGGTGTGTGCGGTGTTGCGGGCCGATCCGGAAGCACCGGTGCCGTCGTGGCTCTCGGCGCTCGCGCTCCCCGACGCCGACGGCGAGTTGCGGCCGGCCGACGAACTCCTGCTGCCGGGCAGCCCGCTGCTCGAGGTCTTGGTCGACGATCACCCGTTCGGTGTGGTCGACGCCGAGGTGGTCGCCGAGTGCGGCGTCGAGGAACTGCGGCGGATCGGCGTCGGCTGGGGTTTCGTGACCGTCGACGACGACCTGCCCGTCGCGCCCGAGCATGACCTGCCCGACGAGGAGGACTGGTGGGCCACCCTCCCGGACGCGCCCGAGAAGCTCAGTGCGGTGCGGGATCTCGACTTGATCGAGGACGGGCGCTGGCCGGAGGCGTTGACCATGATGGCCACCGACGAACGCATCCGGCCGCTGCTCGCCGACCGGACGGGCTACACCGCGTGGTGGTTACGACGCCATGCGGAGATCGACGGTCTGCTGCTGGGGGAGTACCGGTCGCCATCGGATGACGTTCTCGAGAACATCATCGATCCCCTCGACCACCCGTATGCCGACGAGCTCGCCGGCACCCTCGCCCGGCTGGAACCCGACTCCGCCGACGACGCGACGCTGCTGCTGACCCGGCTCGGCGATCGGGAACGTGTGATCAGTGCGGGCGCAACGGTGTCCGTGCATGCCGCCGTCGTCGCGGCGTGCCGGAGCGGCACCGTCGATGCGCACGACGTCGAGGTGCCCGAGCGGGTGCGCACCCTCGCCGGCACAACCGCCGACCGCGCGGTGGTCGTCGACCGGCCGTGGTTCCTGCAGGCGCTGGCCGACGATGAGGCGGTGCTCGCCGGACCCACCGTGGTCTCGGCCGACGCCGACCTGCTGGGCACGCTGCTCGACCTGCCGCTCGCGAGCGAGGAGTATTCGGCGACGGTGTCCGCGCCGGGGGAGGCAGTCGGCTGGGCGCACCCGGCGGTGGTGCGCTTCGGGGCGTCGCGGGGGATCGAGATCCCGCACGGCGATGTCCGGCTACACGACGAACTGTGGATCGCGTTGCGCAGCAACGACGGCGGAGACGGCCCCGATGTCGCACGGGAAGTGCGGGTCGACTGGTGGGTCGACGACGCGGGTGTCACCCACCTCGAGCGTCCGGGCCGGCGTCGATCCCCGCGGTGA
- a CDS encoding TetR/AcrR family transcriptional regulator, whose translation MATQGFATRRRAALFDALLELILREGFAHLSIGSIAAELRCSKSTLYTLAASKEQLVTATVTHFFRSATEQVESRVAASSSPRERVIVYLVAVGEALAPASEAFMRDLDAFEPARALYERNTAAASSRVQALIADGVSAGEFRNVDAAFAADLASSMMSRIQRREVWAATGLDDAAAYRQLASILTAGIDAGPDARGG comes from the coding sequence ATGGCCACCCAGGGTTTCGCCACCCGCCGACGTGCCGCGCTGTTCGACGCCCTTCTCGAGCTGATCCTGCGCGAGGGGTTCGCACACCTGTCGATCGGTTCCATCGCGGCCGAACTCCGTTGCTCGAAGTCGACGTTGTACACCCTCGCCGCCAGCAAGGAACAACTGGTCACCGCCACCGTGACGCACTTCTTCCGCAGCGCGACCGAACAAGTCGAGTCACGTGTCGCGGCGTCGTCCAGTCCGCGCGAACGGGTCATCGTCTATCTGGTGGCGGTGGGTGAGGCGCTGGCGCCGGCCTCGGAGGCGTTCATGCGCGATCTCGACGCGTTCGAACCGGCACGCGCGCTGTACGAGCGCAACACCGCGGCGGCATCGTCCCGGGTTCAAGCGCTCATCGCCGACGGGGTGTCGGCCGGCGAGTTCCGCAACGTCGACGCCGCGTTCGCCGCCGACCTCGCCTCATCGATGATGAGCCGGATCCAGCGTCGCGAGGTGTGGGCCGCGACCGGACTCGACGACGCGGCCGCCTACCGCCAGCTCGCGTCGATCCTCACCGCGGGGATCGACGCCGGCCCGGACGCTCGAGGTGGGTGA
- a CDS encoding acyl-CoA dehydrogenase family protein, whose amino-acid sequence MPVDRLLPNDEARDLIALVRDIADKRMAPIVDQHEKDRQYPDGLFAELGEAGLLGLPYPTEWDGGGQPYEVYLQVLEELGARWAAVAVAVSVHGLACHPLFNFGTDEQKQQWLPDLLNGKLIGAYSLSEPQAGSDAAALACRAVSTDGGYSMTGSKAWITHGGIADVYNVFARTGEGSKGVSCFFVARDTEGLSFGKPEDKMGLHAVPTTGATYDDAFVEEGRRLGAEGQGLQIAFSALDSGRLGIAAVATGLAQAALDAAVDYAQERAAFGRKIIDHQGLSFVLADMAAAVDSARATYLDAARRRDAGIDYTRAAATAKLVATDAAMKVTTDAVQVFGGYGFTRDFPVERYMREAKITQIFEGTNQIQRLVIGRSLAR is encoded by the coding sequence ATGCCGGTCGATCGCCTGCTCCCCAACGACGAGGCGCGCGACCTGATCGCGCTGGTCCGCGACATCGCCGACAAGCGCATGGCGCCGATCGTCGACCAGCACGAGAAGGACCGCCAGTACCCGGACGGGTTGTTCGCCGAACTGGGTGAGGCGGGATTGCTCGGGCTGCCGTACCCGACGGAGTGGGACGGCGGCGGCCAGCCGTATGAGGTCTACCTGCAGGTGCTCGAGGAGCTCGGCGCGCGCTGGGCTGCGGTCGCCGTGGCGGTCAGCGTGCACGGGCTGGCCTGCCATCCGCTGTTCAACTTCGGCACCGACGAGCAGAAGCAGCAGTGGCTGCCGGACCTGTTGAACGGCAAGCTGATCGGGGCCTACAGCCTGAGCGAACCCCAGGCCGGCTCCGACGCCGCGGCCCTCGCGTGCCGCGCGGTATCGACCGACGGCGGCTACTCGATGACGGGTTCGAAAGCCTGGATCACGCACGGCGGCATCGCCGATGTGTACAACGTCTTCGCCCGCACGGGTGAGGGTTCCAAGGGGGTGTCCTGCTTCTTCGTCGCCCGGGACACCGAGGGGCTCAGCTTCGGCAAGCCGGAGGACAAGATGGGCCTGCATGCGGTCCCGACGACCGGCGCCACCTACGACGACGCGTTCGTCGAGGAGGGACGCCGGCTGGGGGCGGAGGGGCAGGGGCTGCAGATCGCCTTCTCCGCGCTCGATTCCGGACGCCTGGGCATCGCTGCGGTGGCCACCGGCCTGGCGCAGGCGGCGCTCGACGCCGCCGTCGACTACGCGCAGGAACGAGCCGCGTTCGGCCGCAAGATCATCGACCACCAGGGGCTGTCGTTCGTGCTGGCCGACATGGCCGCCGCGGTCGACTCGGCCCGCGCGACCTACCTCGACGCCGCTCGACGCCGCGACGCCGGCATCGACTACACGCGGGCGGCGGCGACCGCCAAACTGGTGGCCACCGACGCCGCGATGAAGGTCACCACCGATGCGGTCCAGGTGTTCGGCGGTTACGGCTTCACCCGCGACTTCCCGGTCGAGCGCTACATGCGCGAGGCGAAGATCACCCAGATCTTCGAGGGCACCAACCAGATCCAGCGGTTGGTGATCGGTCGGTCGCTGGCGCGGTGA
- a CDS encoding hemerythrin domain-containing protein, which yields MTTHPARTAHPIQLRLPGQAAAPDGPLDPFMMYVLHHGFRRDLADFAATVPVTPVDDAGTWRALSRRWAMFAHALHHHHTGEDLELWPLLLERCDNAEAEILQAMEDEHDEIDPLLEECAAGFARMAERADEQTRATLADALHRAQEVLGRHLAHEETDAIAIVQRRLTPQDWDAFEEKMSKRAGLAETLRTCPLMAKGLTGPDRDAVYARIPAILRLMISLGGPKFRRLDDRAFYYNPR from the coding sequence ATGACGACCCACCCCGCCCGCACCGCTCACCCGATCCAACTCCGGCTCCCCGGCCAGGCGGCCGCGCCCGACGGACCGCTCGACCCGTTCATGATGTACGTCCTGCACCACGGATTCCGGCGAGACCTCGCCGACTTCGCCGCCACCGTTCCGGTCACCCCCGTCGACGACGCGGGGACCTGGCGTGCGCTATCCCGTCGATGGGCGATGTTCGCCCATGCGCTGCACCACCACCACACCGGCGAGGACCTGGAACTGTGGCCGCTGCTGCTCGAGCGGTGCGACAACGCCGAGGCGGAGATCCTGCAGGCGATGGAGGACGAGCACGACGAGATCGATCCGCTGCTCGAGGAGTGCGCGGCCGGCTTCGCGCGGATGGCCGAACGCGCCGACGAACAGACCCGAGCCACCCTCGCGGACGCGCTGCACCGCGCCCAGGAGGTCCTCGGCAGGCACCTGGCCCATGAGGAGACCGACGCCATCGCCATCGTGCAGCGCCGCCTGACGCCGCAGGACTGGGACGCCTTCGAGGAGAAGATGAGCAAGCGCGCGGGTCTGGCAGAGACCCTGCGGACGTGCCCGCTGATGGCGAAAGGGCTGACCGGTCCCGACCGCGACGCGGTCTACGCCCGCATCCCCGCCATCCTGCGGCTGATGATCAGCCTCGGCGGACCGAAGTTCCGGCGCCTCGACGACCGCGCGTTCTACTACAACCCGCGCTGA
- a CDS encoding phosphatase PAP2 family protein has product MFPSPTTIDENILNWVVENRSEPWVSIAEVVTVLGNTVTMLVLTCAVVVTLAVTRHRVDAVFVGAGVLFGYGLMQALKYSFARDRPPVEDRLLNIDTFSFPSGHAMMTMVVFGLFAVTAFRCSPWVRAHRWILVIAPVLSILVGLTRIQLAVHWATDVVAGWLFGAIWVVFCTWILLRYESRRGSGVLVGNRQ; this is encoded by the coding sequence ATGTTCCCCTCTCCGACGACGATCGACGAGAACATCCTGAACTGGGTGGTCGAGAACCGTTCGGAGCCGTGGGTCTCGATCGCCGAAGTGGTGACGGTGCTCGGCAACACGGTGACGATGTTGGTGCTGACATGTGCGGTCGTGGTGACACTCGCCGTGACCCGGCACCGGGTCGACGCGGTCTTCGTCGGCGCCGGAGTGCTTTTCGGATACGGTCTGATGCAGGCACTCAAGTACTCGTTCGCGCGGGACCGGCCACCCGTCGAAGACCGTCTACTGAACATCGACACCTTCTCGTTCCCCTCCGGGCACGCGATGATGACGATGGTCGTGTTCGGGCTGTTCGCTGTCACGGCGTTTCGCTGCTCGCCCTGGGTGCGGGCGCATCGCTGGATCCTCGTGATCGCCCCCGTGCTGTCGATCCTCGTCGGCCTCACCCGAATACAACTCGCCGTGCACTGGGCCACGGACGTCGTGGCCGGATGGTTGTTCGGGGCGATCTGGGTGGTGTTCTGTACCTGGATACTGCTCCGGTACGAATCACGCCGCGGCTCCGGCGTTCTCGTCGGGAACCGGCAATAG
- a CDS encoding HNH endonuclease signature motif containing protein, whose translation MFLYLGVMPELATLLDQLIETTPPADDPTGRATFDALETLRLIRNTVDHQIVTHTSQLDELRIAQKAGSTTKKLLIESGHAPAAALRTMRSVDALPTLPALARHAADGRVSSEIVDAIIRGMNQIEKCCADGISDDERSEYEIELIAQALSGATPAEVLKFARAVANGLADASDTGVPAAADPSLNSVNAHTTDDGRVEIRADLTQIVGEKFQAMIDERSRPRPEPDGAEDRRTAEQRRADAFELILDQAAIGATIDTVGSPRTQLMLTIPATGELATLPWTGTVSHAIAKQVSCDGSLTEIVLDSEGVPLQMGHTRRLYPAHLRKAIIVRDACCIKCGAPPSYTQVHHIKSWADGGPTDLDNGCLLCQRCHTQVHHHGWDIVMGFDRHPWLVPPATIDPQRRPLPAYNRRTMRLDDAA comes from the coding sequence ATGTTCCTGTACCTTGGAGTCATGCCAGAGCTCGCCACTCTCCTCGATCAGCTCATCGAAACCACACCACCCGCCGATGACCCCACGGGCAGAGCGACGTTCGACGCACTCGAGACGCTGCGCCTGATCCGCAACACCGTCGACCACCAGATCGTCACCCACACATCGCAACTCGACGAACTCCGTATCGCCCAGAAAGCCGGCAGCACCACCAAGAAGCTGCTGATCGAGTCAGGCCATGCGCCGGCCGCCGCTCTTCGCACCATGCGGAGTGTCGATGCCCTGCCGACGTTGCCGGCCCTGGCGCGTCACGCCGCCGACGGGCGGGTGTCCAGCGAGATCGTCGATGCCATCATTCGTGGAATGAACCAGATCGAGAAGTGCTGCGCCGACGGCATTTCCGATGACGAGCGCTCCGAGTACGAGATCGAGCTCATCGCCCAAGCACTGTCGGGCGCGACACCGGCAGAAGTGCTCAAGTTCGCCCGAGCCGTCGCCAACGGCCTTGCCGACGCTTCCGATACCGGAGTCCCCGCCGCCGCCGACCCATCGCTGAACTCGGTGAACGCCCACACCACCGACGACGGCCGCGTCGAAATCCGGGCCGACCTCACCCAGATCGTCGGCGAGAAGTTCCAGGCCATGATCGACGAACGATCGCGTCCACGGCCCGAACCCGACGGCGCCGAAGATCGTCGCACCGCCGAGCAGCGCCGTGCCGACGCTTTCGAGTTGATCCTCGACCAAGCCGCGATCGGCGCGACCATCGATACCGTCGGAAGTCCACGCACGCAACTGATGCTGACCATCCCCGCCACCGGAGAACTCGCAACGCTGCCGTGGACCGGGACGGTCAGCCATGCCATCGCGAAACAGGTCTCCTGCGACGGATCCCTGACCGAGATCGTCCTCGACAGTGAGGGCGTACCGCTGCAGATGGGTCACACCCGTCGGTTGTATCCGGCACACCTCCGCAAGGCAATCATCGTCCGCGACGCCTGCTGCATCAAATGTGGTGCACCACCGTCATATACCCAGGTCCACCACATCAAGTCGTGGGCCGACGGTGGACCCACCGACCTCGACAACGGCTGTTTGCTGTGTCAGCGCTGCCATACGCAGGTCCACCACCACGGCTGGGACATCGTGATGGGTTTCGACCGTCATCCCTGGCTTGTCCCACCCGCGACCATCGATCCGCAGCGCCGACCACTACCCGCTTACAACAGACGCACCATGCGACTCGACGACGCCGCCTGA